TTTAAATCCTGAGCAGCGTGCCGTTAACCTTGGATTTACCTGCCCATATTGTTAATGATTGGTATAAAGCACAAGGTTGCTGATTAATGAGAGTCCCTTTCCCCAGTGACACGGGTGAAATACTTGCACTGGATCAGTTAGAAATTTGGCCTGATTTTGTAGCTCGCACAAAATCTTCTTCAGGCATGGGTGCCCAAAATAATGTACCAGACATAGCTGGCTTCTTGTCTGGAGGTGACCTCCTTAATACAGCATGCACTTCTTCACATGTTTGTGGCGTGATCTGCTTGCTGTTCCAAATTGATCCCTGAGGGTCAAACTGCAGGCAGCACTACTCATACATATGCTTGCATCAGCTTGCTTTGTTTACCAAGTGATATTTGACAAGCGGTGTGCCACATGATGTCAGTTACATGAATGATCAAACAGGAGTAATATGAACCAACTTTATTCAAACAAACTTGCTTTCAACTCCCCAACTCTCTCTATCTCCGGTCTGTTTCTGCTAACTCAGTTCCTGGTAGCTGTTCCCTTACATTTATCTCCCTGACTGCTGCCCTAAACCCTCTTTACTTAGTTCCATTATGCACTTGGAAGCTTTAAATCCAGAGCAGAAAGCTGCTCTCCCTACCCATCAAGAAGGAGCTCTTTTTTCTCTCCATGGAGTGAAAAGCAAGTTGTGGGTCATTTCGACTGGGAAAATGGCATGTTAGTATGGCCATGTTTTAACTCCAAGTAGCTGCCTATCTATGGCTGCTttgcacaaaaataaaaaaccattaTGGAATTCTAACTGTCAGGTAATTTAACCTTAAGGCTGTACATTTCACTGTACTGGGCAGAGGTGGGAGAAAAGTGAGAATGAAAATTTGCCATCAGGACCTTGGAGCCTTTGCAAAGGAGCAGCTGTTGGAGGAACTGGCCATTCAAAACAGTTTCTTGTTTCCCCCCAAACTTAATTTCATCTAATTCTGAAAAAAAAGGCTTAAAAAAGAAGACCATAGTAAAGAGGGAAGTGTAATGCTTCAGTTTTCCCAAATGAAGAAGCAGAATCTGACCCAAGCTGAACAACAGAACTTCTGAATTGGGCCAGGTCAAATTGGGCTATTTCAGAAGTGCTGCATCAATCAGGGTCAAACTGAATAATAAACTCATCAAAACTGGCTTAGGATGTATTTCATCCGTCGGCAGTAAAATACCAACAATCCtctattgttttttaatttattaaatttgtatgctgctctcaatcagggcggttcacagtatTTACAAATGCAACAGTCATCTTTTGATGTCAGGCCATGGATTACATCGGTTTCTAACCTGAATGTGAAATAAAGGTTGTCTTCTTCAGTTAAAAATGCGGTTTTCTTTTTTGTGCCCACAACTCCAGCCTAGGTAGAATAAGAAATCCATGTAGAATGAGAACGAAGCCCAccgagtcatcaagtccaactgcTGAACGCCTGACCTACAGTAGGAATCCAACCTATACCTTATCAAAGGAAGAAGTACCACAAAGGAATACAGGGCATACAACTGGAATCATTTTAGCATTTTTAAGtcaatcatatttatttatttatttcacgtTTATTAGTTCAGAATGTCACTGCTGTTTAGATAGGCTGTATTTCCCCTGGGGCCAAAAACCCAGTTTGCACCCCCTACCCACCCATCcaagcatttgtgtacacacacacacacacacacacacacacacacacacacacacacaggctgggagcctcagtggtgcccctctggaggcttcacctggggcaaaaaacctgtctaaccctgctcccccccccccatagctatGGCTTTAGGTACCTTTAGCATTACCACACATATCACAAGAGATCAGGACTGGCGTGCTCCACCTAAAAAACCCTCAAGCCCCATTACCTAATCTAATTAAGATATTTATATTTGATCACTTTGACTATAATTGGAGAAAGGGAGCCAGAGGTAACTGCAAAGTGGATAGATCAAGAAGTATTCGATCCTCTGTCCATAACAATGGAAATGGgtcctttaaaatgtgtgtttgcaATGGAATTTGTATGTCAGTATAATTTGTATCTTCTTCATGGGAACCCTGTAGACGTATCTAATGGACATTAGACTTGCAGTTTATTAGGAATTCCAGATGTTCACGGTTGCCAGAAACAGACTGAAAGCCAGTGGAGCTGCTATAATAATGGAGTCATATGCTCCTTATTACCAGCCCGTCAACAGTTTGTTTGCGCCTCTTAgggccagttgaagtttctgactACATTTCAAAGGCAACCCCGCAGTAATCCAAACAAGATGTAACTAAGATGTCTCATTGTGGCCAGATCAGACTACAGGAATGGGCACAGATTGTGCACAAATTTTAACTGTGCAAATACATTTCTGGCCACCACAGAAACCTGGGTATGCAGACTCAGTGCTGAATCTACTCATACATCTGGGTCTACATGCTCAAGTCCAACCGGCTGCAACACATCCAACAAAACATACTCCAACAGCACaatatgtctattcagaagttagTCCCATTGAGCTCTCCCAGCAATTACACAGAAGACCCTGGCAACTCTGATATAGTTTCTATGCAGCCAGTCACCCATGCAACTATAAACCAGACTTTTACCTAGTTCACAAAGTGTAATCAGAACATTCTTTTATAATATACCCCTAGCATCCTATGTgtgtttacctggaagtaagtttcaCTTAATTAAATGTAACTTACTCTTGATCAGCTGCAACATTAGTTTTGGAGCCATGTCTTAAATTCTATCACTTCGTGTATTCTAAACGGTTTGATTTCATTTGCAATGTTATCTGGATGATGTTCCATTCATTATGGAAATAACGCAAATCTAACCCTCATGATTGACGTTCACAATGTGCAATTTATTATTCATATCCTTTATGTGTACTATTACATGCACAAGCACTTCTTACTtaaatgcaatttttatttttatccttaAAGAATTTGTGAATAAAAAGTAATGGACGTACCTGTGGCAGGATTTTGCCTTCTTCACAATTTATCCCTCCAATGAAGACCATATTTGGCATCAGAGGTCTGGGATACTCAAATACAAAGTCGTACCGTAAAAGCCAGACAGAGCCATTTCTGTAAAGTGTTGGTAAGTGAACATCTCTTTGTAGAAATTCTGAAGCAATATCTTCATACTTATTATACAGAGTTTTAAAAAGTGATGTTTCTACAGAATTGACAAACAGATTAATCACACGTTGGATGAAAGTCATTTGGTCTGTGTACCTGGTATAGCATCTTGGGATATAGGAAGTAGGGTTTGGAGATTTACAAATTGCATGCTCTAAACTGCATGGGAATCCACGAAAGAAGTACACGGAAGGAATGGAAAGATGTTCAGCGAGGATGACTCCACATGGCAAAGCTGGATCTGTGAAAAGTGCATCAAACTGAGTCTCTTCCAGGTACTTGATGATTTCTTTGTTCCTCAGAAGGCTGTCACAGTTGTAGAAAAACATATTTATTATATACATGTTGTTCTGATATTCTTGAAGAATTGTGTAAGGAAAAGAAACCTTACGGAAAAGGTTGGAAGCAAACTTTCGAAATCCAGCATCAAGATCTGCCTTTTTGTATGGCACTGGGTAGGTTTTCTGTTTATAATGCTTTGATTCCTTTAAGAGCAAATTAATTTCTGGTGCCACCACTGTTACCTCATGACCCTTTTCACTGAGCTTCTTGACAACAGCATTCATGCTGAGCCAGTGGCTTCCATCTTGAGGTATCACCAGAAGCTTCCCAGTTTCAGTAAAGTTAATGATAGCAATCAAAAACAGAAGCCATGCAGTCAAGTGGATAGGCCGATGAAAAAGATAAGCCATCTCTTCATCCAGAAAAGGTCTGTCAATAAGAGGAAACCCTTGTGTATTTCTGTATTGTGTACTTGTTTAGCGCAGGAATAAAAAACTAATCCTGCTTTAGTCTATAAGCCAGATATTCTACCTGTCTGCATTAATCATTAGTCCAACATGATCTGCTGAAAGTTCATGGCCATGAAAGCCCTCCTGTTTGCCCTGAGAATGAAGCACCATAAGCAATGGTGCAATGCTACAGCTCATTTATGAACTAACAAAAGGCCCTGACTAGGAAGGATCAGGAAAGGAAGTGATAGGCTAATCTGAAGTGCAAAGTAGTAAAAACAGGTTTTGTAACAGCTAGGGAAAGCTGCTGATAAGAGACATGACAGTTCAGAGACCAGATCAAAATGTGATTATAAACTCTGGTTTTGTGATATGTCTGTAAAGGAAGGggggctggatgagagccaacaaccTGAAGCTCAGTCTGGATAAGATTGAGGCTGTTAGTGGGCGATTCCCTAAACCAGATGGATAGAAGGCTGCCTGCTATAGATggggtgccttccatcagcttcagctggtagcccagctgtgcccctatctggacagagaCAGCCTAGCTCCTGTCGCCTGTACTCTAGTTAGTGTCTTCTTCATTAGATTATTAcatgttatacgtagggctgcctctgaagacagttcagaaacttcagaatTTGGCAgctaggttgctcaccagggcaagatggcTTGAGCATATTACgccaatcctggtccgactgcactggctgccaattagtttccaggcctaattcaaagtgcagcttttggcctataaagccttaaatggctcaggactgcaattccTCAAGGCCCatttttgtgtgccccctccatgagatTTGTGgaatctttaggcaccaggcaaaaacgctactccttaaccaggcctttggctgcttaacattctatgcccttttaagTGTGGGATgggagttattggtttgtttttcttatgtatttcatgctctcattttgtatttctatgttctgaatcgccctgtgatcttccgataaaggacggtatacaaatttaataaataataattaaaacatagCTTATGATCATCAGTAGCAGAAACTGTGATTTTGAATACGGGTTTAAACCATGTTTTGTGCTTACTTTGGTCGGGTGAAATATcagagtcatagctgtcaactttcagatttgaaaataagggatcagcagcctcacctgtcccggagacAGTGTACGGGAtttctaacaatccgggatagcagcggaaAACCatgctgaaataagggaatttcccacaaaaaaggggaacgttgacagctatgatcagagTTGATAAACCATAGTTTTGTCTGTTGGTCTGCCTCTGTGCTAGGAAACTGGAGTGTTTCACAGACAAAAAGCTGTTAACTATGGACATGCTCAGAGGTTAGCTTAAACTAAGTTCTGCTGCAAAATCAGCTCAGAccaagggccaaactacacatgacAATGGCAGATTTGACACACTGGAGATGTTTGGTAATCTAAACTGGATTTTGAGGGCTCAGGCCTCACTTCAGAGTAGTTGATTGGGCTTGGTGTGCTTATGTAAAAGGAAGTAGCTCCCCAGAATAAATTAGATTACCAGTATGGAGCACCTATACACATACAGCTAACTTGTCACTGAATGTGTATGTGTTATATATGAGCAGTGGAGGCAGCAGGGCACATAATCTCAGGGGCTATATCTTTTTTCATGTGTAGTAAACACGTGGAAGCAAAGCTTAAAAAGATCTATATAAAAGTTAAGCAGTCTTCAATTTGAGTTAATGAAATTTCATGGAGTCTAGTGTGTTTTGTGTGCCATGAAAAAGTAGAGAGATTTCTGACTCCTGCCTTTTCGCTCTTAAAATGGATCTTCTGCATGATATTAGAGGGGAACTACCTACCAATTATACTAGCTAATAGGGCtgtgcataaataataaaataaagatattCACCTTCGAACTCACTTTTGTTTGCTCAGATAACAGGTTGCTGAGATGACAGGTTGCCTCAGCATGATTTGACATTATGTGGTTTGCATCTGAGGTGAAATGTCACCTCATTTTCTGAAGCTCCTGATTACTTCCTCCTGGACTataattggaaaattaataactaTTTATAAACTTACAACATTTCTGAtagaattggatgaaatttggAGCATAGTACCCATTCAGACAGAATGAAGCCTGTCAAATTTCATATTAATAGGTGGGTTTTTGTTGCTGTACAGGGCATCTTTAACATTTGTGTGTTACTTAAAGGGAAAAAGCAATTAATTCCTGTAACATTTTTATTTCTTGACAAAATTATTAGAAATAAATAGAAGCTTTTGTGCTGGGTTAGGTGCCTGTaacatttttaaagggaagtAACTTTCCCCCCTGTGGTCAATGTTATGTGACTGCTACATGCAGTGTTTTAGGGtacacaataaaaattaaaaataacccTCCTCACTTCTAAGCCTCACTTCATGATAAAGGTGTTTTGGTCTTCATTTCTTAGCCAAGATGGCTGGCTCATCACTTTGGCTTTATTTCAAAAGCAGGttatttttgagctatttctagTACGCTAGCAGGTGTCTTTCTCTCTTACGATCCCACTCTCTGCCCTTACCTGCCTGATAGGTCCAGAGGTACTGAACACAGGATTAATGCAATCAAGCTTACCTCTGGAACGTCATAGTGCATCAGTTACTACAGGACAGTATTTTGTTTTTCCCATTACCATCATCTACTCCCTCTTTTCTGCATTTACTGTCCATGCACACAAGTAGTACAAGTGATACTTCCCAGTATAATTGCATTCTTAGTCATTGCTTTCCAATGTTTtctttccaagtaaatatgcacaggattgggCTACCATGTTTTAAATACTGTCAAGCAGATAAAGAAcaatacaacttttagaaaacacctgaaggcagccctgtgttgggaagtttttaatgttggatgttttattttgttttatatattctgtaagcctcccagagtggggAAACCACTCTTGGGCAGgatattactgttgttgttgttgtctttctaATCCTGTCTGTCTTCTCTTGGCCAGCAATGATGAAGAGGACATGTCTTCATGCAACTTAAAACAAACAGTGCATTAGGTAAGACTAAATTCTTGAAGTGACTATTTTGCAAATGAAGCCAGCAGTTTCTGTATCTGATTAATTAATATCAATCGTTCGTACAAATGGGAGCACA
The nucleotide sequence above comes from Podarcis raffonei isolate rPodRaf1 chromosome 1, rPodRaf1.pri, whole genome shotgun sequence. Encoded proteins:
- the LOC128401060 gene encoding UDP-glucuronosyltransferase 1-6-like isoform X4; the protein is MAYLFHRPIHLTAWLLFLIAIINFTETGKLLVIPQDGSHWLSMNAVVKKLSEKGHEVTVVAPEINLLLKESKHYKQKTYPVPYKKADLDAGFRKFASNLFRKVSFPYTILQEYQNNMYIINMFFYNCDSLLRNKEIIKYLEETQFDALFTDPALPCGVILAEHLSIPSVYFFRGFPCSLEHAICKSPNPTSYIPRCYTRYTDQMTFIQRVINLFVNSVETSLFKTLYNKYEDIASEFLQRDVHLPTLYRNGSVWLLRYDFVFEYPRPLMPNMVFIGGINCEEGKILPQEFEAMVNSSGEHGIVVFSLGSMVSEIPMKKAMEIAEAFGTIPQTVLWRYTGETPPNLAKNTKLVKWLPQNDLLAHPKARAFITHAGSHGVYEGICNAVPMVLMPLFGDQMDNAKRMESRGAGVTLNVVEMTSKDLSDALKAVIYDKKYKENIQRLSALHLDRPIEPLDLAVHWVEFVMKHKGAAHLRPAAHDLNWIQYHSLDVIAFLLAVVLLALFISLKCCLFCCRKCCCKSGRMSKKSKSKSH